The genomic DNA GCATGGGCCAGTTCCGGCGTGCCGAAGTTCAGGTAGCCGTCGCTGCCCTGGAAGCTCGTTTCCAGGCGGACCGGGGTGTTGTGCGCGGCGAAGGCCGCGCGCACCGCCGGCGGGTCGAGATAATCCAGCCGGGCGGCCAGACCATCCGGATGGCCGGCGCGGCCGAGCCCTTCGCCATGGGTGTCGAAGAGCACGACCTCCAGATCGCCCAGCCCGTAGCGGTCCAGCAGGTCGGCAACCCGCAGCTTCAGCCGCTCGATGAGCTGGCTGGCCTGGACCTGGCCGACATAGCGGCCGGAATCGGAGTAGCCGAACTGCAGGCAGAGCCGGCCCAGCTTGCGCAGATAGTCCCGCCAGGCCGGGGAGCGCAGCGCTTCCTCGACCACGCGCTCCCCGCGATGTTCCAGGGCCTCCGCGGTCTCGAAGAGCGGGGAGATTTCCAGGTGCTCCTCCACGCCGCACAGCTTGGCGAGGAGCAGGGCGATCAGCAGGGTCAGCCCGCTTTCGGTCTCGGCGATCAGGAAGCGGACGGGCTGCGAGGCGTCCACATGCTTGGTGATCTGGGTGACGGTCATGAGCAAGCGCAGCGCGCTGGCCTGCTCGGCCATCAGGCCGCCCAGATCGACCGGCTCGGGCTTCACCTGTTGCAGGGCCTCGTTCACGGCGCTGAACATGGCGCGGCGCCGGGCCGGATCGGCGGGATCGCCGCCGATCTCCGCGAAATGCAGCCGGGCGGCGTTGTGGAGCTGCGCCGCGTTGAGACGGACATGCGTACCCGCCAGGGAAAGGCCATGTGCGGCGAGACCGGCCCGGGCGACACAGAGGGCCAGGCGGGTCTCCTCCTCCGCGGCTTCGGCGATAGCGGTCTCGAAAAGATCCAGCAGCGGGGCGGGGGTGACGAGAGCGGCCTCCCGCGACCCCACCAGCTTGTGGGCGAAGTCGCGCACCGCCAGGGGCTCCGTCGGTCCGGAGGGTGGGCAGGCGGCGATCTGCTCGTCCACGGCCTGGAGGGCTTCGTCCACGCGCTGCCGCAGGGGCGCGGTCATCTTCTCCTCGATCGGATCGAGCTGGAGCCTCAGGCGTTCGAGCTGCATCCGCTTCATGGAAAGGCGCAGCCGGAGCGTGTCCTGCCAGCCGATATCCGTGCGCCCGTCGGTGTCGTAGCCAACCCAGGAGGCCAGGATGATCGGCCTGGGCTCCAGCCGGAGCCAGCGGTCCGGCCAGAAATCCCGCGCCACTTTCAGGAAGGCTTCCGCCAGGCGATCCAGCGCATCCCTGGCATGGCTGATGGCCTCGGCAGCCTGGGCGAATTCCATGGTCAGGGACGGCACTTCCGGGCGGAGCGGCAGCGCCTCCTCGGGCACCGGGCCGCCGCTGGCCATGGCGGCCAGGGCCGCGTTGGCGGGAGGGGGAAGGCTGAAGGTGGGATGTGCCGTGAAGACCGCGGCTGCGCGGGGACGTTCCGCCGCAGCGGCAAAGGCCGCGAAGCGCACCGGGCTGTCCTGGGGGTCGGGCCGTGCGGTCCGGGTGGCGAGGATGGCCAAGGCCTGATCGGTCTCGGCCGTTGGAACGACGCCGACGGCTTCCCGCAGCCGTCCCGCGCGGTCGCGGAAGGCGGACTGCCCCAGGTCACGCAGGAGCTTCGCGAGTTCCGCCCGCGACAGGCCTCCGTCATCCATGCGCCGGCTGAGCAGAAGCGCCAGGGCCAGGGCGGGGCTGCCAAAGGGGTCGCTGACGGCCGCCTGACGGGTTTCGGCTGCGAGTCGGAGGATATCGAAGGGGGGATCGTGCCGCATAGGCACGCATGCTGCACGGGCTAACGAGTGCTGTCGTGTTTTCTTTTTGACAGACCCATTGTCCAGCCTTGCTGGCCGTTCAGGGAAAGTTCCACCCTGGATGCGGGGACAGGATTTGAACCTGTGACCTTCAGGTTATGAGCCTGACGAGCTACCGGGCTGCTCCACCCCGCGTTGGGTGAGTGTGTGATGCGGTGATGGCGATCGGGTCGGTGTGTTGTGTGTGTAGGTTCCCATCGGGCGGCCTGGCGGCGACCGACTCTCCCGCGTCTTGAGACGCAGTACCATGGGCGCTGAGGCGTTTCACGGCCGAGTTCGGGATGGGATCGGGTGTGGCAGCCTCGCTAGGGCCACCAGGCCACCGGATGGGAACCGTGGAGGTGTGTGTAGTGTACCGACCTGATGCGCTGGGTGATGGAGGATCTGGGCCTTGTGGCTTTATGGGGCTTTGGGGCTGGGGGGAGCGGGGTATCGGGTGTTGTGAGTGTGTGTTGCTGACTGAGCGGGTGCGCTTTGGTGCTGCGCGCGGTGTCCCTTGTTGAGGGGGACTGCGGCGGCGGGGGAGTGATGGAGTTCGATCGGGCGATTAGGATCGCTCGGCTGCATCCGTTACCGGACTTCCACCTGCGACCTATCGACGTGGTGGTCTTCCACGGCCCTTGGGGAGAC from Roseomonas gilardii includes the following:
- a CDS encoding phosphoenolpyruvate carboxylase translates to MRHDPPFDILRLAAETRQAAVSDPFGSPALALALLLSRRMDDGGLSRAELAKLLRDLGQSAFRDRAGRLREAVGVVPTAETDQALAILATRTARPDPQDSPVRFAAFAAAAERPRAAAVFTAHPTFSLPPPANAALAAMASGGPVPEEALPLRPEVPSLTMEFAQAAEAISHARDALDRLAEAFLKVARDFWPDRWLRLEPRPIILASWVGYDTDGRTDIGWQDTLRLRLSMKRMQLERLRLQLDPIEEKMTAPLRQRVDEALQAVDEQIAACPPSGPTEPLAVRDFAHKLVGSREAALVTPAPLLDLFETAIAEAAEEETRLALCVARAGLAAHGLSLAGTHVRLNAAQLHNAARLHFAEIGGDPADPARRRAMFSAVNEALQQVKPEPVDLGGLMAEQASALRLLMTVTQITKHVDASQPVRFLIAETESGLTLLIALLLAKLCGVEEHLEISPLFETAEALEHRGERVVEEALRSPAWRDYLRKLGRLCLQFGYSDSGRYVGQVQASQLIERLKLRVADLLDRYGLGDLEVVLFDTHGEGLGRAGHPDGLAARLDYLDPPAVRAAFAAHNTPVRLETSFQGSDGYLNFGTPELAHATIARIAEHAFAPIETESDPVYAEGGFANDLFAGARAAMTALVDDPGYAALLGAFGTALLDRTGSRPAARQSDSGGPSVIRHVRELRAIPNNAVLQQLGFLATLTHGMGAGASHEPDTFADLLRRSPRFRNAMAFVRAALRCSDPDVLRGYVASLDPGMWLDRAAHTRRAGRPAALMRVARALEDLGLTDPTRRVLRRLLADDIRLRGAWPKEGGYLAPAMSDRLFALHALRLCLIHRIWLIAVEMPDFSPRHSVTREGLVQRLLRLDVEGAADVFDAVFPVVEPAGASLDFAEPPTPRHGGYGREHEEITEPLRELFAMVREVSAVVTLECDAFG